GGTTAACATATAATTCTTACTACCCTGCAATTATTTCATGGCTTTCTCAAGACCAAAAATTAAGTTACTTCCTAACGCATCAAATTATTGATAACATGGGCTTTTGGGACATCATACCTTTCAATtaccttctttttttaaatcaatttgaggACATTGAGATTTAAAGAGTTTTCCACCTTTATAAGCAGGCATGACATAGAGAATGAGAATgtgtattaaattatttgagaaccttttcaatatatttctttatgagTCTAAGAATGTCGCATGACCTATAATAAACCTAGATGTCTAAGAAAACTTGAAATATCACTAATGTCCTTCAAAATTAAAGTGACTAttcaacatatatatgtttagtcTCCATCAAAAGTTCAAAccttaaaaagaatttaaaccTTAATAAAAATCTAATTGAGTTGATTAAGCATGATGATATGAGTATTATCAATCTCTTAATATTTGTCTTCTGTTCCTatagataaaaagaagaaaaaaagtaaatacaaCAAGGCATTCCAACAAATCAAGGAATGTCCATACAAAGTTTCAAACTCAAAATCCaaagtatattattaaaaatacaattcatTTTCGGATTAATTGTCATAAAACATTTCATAATGTGTATGATATTTTTCTCATCTACAGAAAttgaatacaaatataaaaaaaattataataatttatacacaCTGTTCAACCAAATTAGATCCGCTCAATACTACGTTTTATGGACAAAATAGGTATGTCAGTTGTTTATGGACAGAAATCTCATACTTTCGAAAAGCCATTTTATAACCTATAATGAAAACCGccccaaaagaatttttcaatccAAGAAAATGTTTTGCTCTGATTTTCTAGAGTTAGAGGTACATCATATGTAAAAGAGAGAGTCCTCGatcaattttgaatttcatggacgaaataaagaaaaattgaactCACATAAATTGTAAGTAGTATGtccaaaaataagttttagatCTAACCATTTGACTTTCACAAaccactaaaaaataattactatctaaatttttaataaatcattgGCAAAAACAAAATAGGGCGAAAATCAGGTTCAAAATTATGATATAATGTTTCATTTCGTTTTACAACCTAGTTCACTCCTGTATATTAGAGTTTTGGACTATGAATAATAATATCCCTAAATTCATAGTTTACACAGATAAATAGTtttctagatttttttaaaaagtgaaacatatttgaattcaattattttgtgaatGTTACCTAAACaatatagtaataataataaatttgcaTAATTGACACTCTTCATTGGGTGTCCTTATTTAATAGTAGTTGTGATGGACATGAACATGATTCAACGCGGTTTGGATTCCACTATTAGATAATAACGATGTCGTAGGCATCCACGATGCCTACCTCAATAGTTCCCAACAACATCCCCTACTTCACTTTTTCCATGTCCTTCTTTGTCCCTCACACAAAATAGGtgataggtccaacacttgggGAACCCTACAAGCTGACACGTGTGCCACATTCGTACGTGTGCATGTGACACTTGGCCTTTGACCCTACGCCATTAGCTAGTGCTACTAGTGTCTCCCACCTTTTtcgtatttttaatcttttttaatataCGGGGAAGCACTGAGTAATTAGGTCACACTTTCACTCAAACGATTCTAGCCATGTGTCACACTCCCCCGTTTAACCTGcaagaaattagaaaaaatggGTCCTCCAGTTTACACTTTAAAACGTCATAATCGCTATAAAGGTTTTGCACCCACTAATCTTTTAGCATCATTGCTAACTAAGGTGTACCAATTAAATTGGTAACTTGATTTATCCGGAATCAAACTTAGGTATCTGAAATTAATCTAATTTTGGGTTTTAAACTCCTTCTTTTTAGGAATCAAGGTATCtctgattattttaaaaaaaaagtaatttaagtgTATATTCATTTGATAATATTTCAGCACactaatcattttgtttttcttttactttccgtaAAGTTAAGCTGGGCTCGAAAGTCAACACCCAAAACTAATGGATTAGCCCGTTTCATACtatcaatttggaaactttattGGTTTGGACTGAATTAATGAACTCCGAAAAGACGAACtgagtaattaaataaaattttgatgtagctttttaatttagttttagtgATGCTCTATGATAGAAATTGAAgttgtattttaataatttgtataataaaagttaatattaaGCATTAGTATAAGTTACCGAAATTTTGATCgataaataacataaatgatACTATAAAAGCTCTCTAATCTTTTTTTCAAGAGAAAAGCTCTCTTAACGTATCCCAGATATAATTGGgttaaattgaaacaaattaattgaaatcgATATGCATAAATTTGTGTGTTCCATTCCTTTAGTTGATAACTTGATAACCGACCTATTAAATTTGAACCCTTTTATAAAAATTTGCCAAATTATAATACGTGATAAATATAACAAGCTTGAAATCACCCTTGTATTGAAatgtgttttataatttttcaaaactaaacAAATCTAGTAATTGAGGAGGGGGTGCATCTCATACACCTTGAAGGCTagaatcaaaacaaaatattgtaaGCCTGTCAAACTCAATCACAAGCAAGCAAAGTCATTCCAAGTTTCCTAGGGGCTAGGGCGTTAGAGTAGAGTgacactaatttttatttttgtttttggtccctTTCAcacaaattaagaagaaaaaagtttgaCAAACACCCGAATGTTATCTAATaggtagagagagaaaaatataaatataatagagtttataacataataaaaaaaagaaataaaaaggaagagatattaataaaatgtttaaaataaaaaataatttatgtatgatTATTCAATCAAGAAACGTGCAAGCTATATATAGCGTTACTCATTTGGTTTCTCCAGTTGCTTTTTCTGTTCCAATAAAGAAAAGCAACATTAGTGGAACATATACGCTTTACCATTCTCAATGGTCTATTGTTACAAATGGATCgagaaagttaaagaaaaattgttacaaatggaatgacaaagaaagaaaaagacaattGTTTCAAATGGATTGAGATTacaatttttcctaaaattgTTTGGCGGTGTTCCCCTTGTAATTCACACCTGTCAAATTTTGAGAAACACATGGGAAGTGGCCACTCCATTGCTTACATAATATCTTAAATTAtgtcattatatatttatttttaattctttaattcctattcttataatatttatttgacaaATTTTGACTCGCACGCAAAATAGAAGGTTCATCAGAAGTTCTACTGCACCGACTTTGATGAAGTGCAATGAACCAAAACTAATTATACGATTATATTTGTAAAGACTATAATGCTGAAGTCAAAACACATTTGGATTGGACAATTTTATATATGGTAAGAAAAGGATAccggaaaacaaaaaattgatatttatatgtgagaattatttattatgtgtGAGGTCACTACTACTTACACATTAATTAGGGATATTGATCATGATTAATTAACACGTAAACCATCATATTTAAGAGTGATTGACTTCTCTTTAGTTATTAGGATTAATGGATTTAATTTATGGGTTGTCTCATCAAAATAACACTgtataataattatgttaatatttaatgatgacattcaatgttaaaaatcatgaaaattgtatGATTTTAAAGGAATAATACATGGACACTATGGAAAAAGACAGTAGAAAAGTCAAATCCAAAAGTAATGGGATAAGTCAAATCCAAAGTAGAAAAGTCAAATCCAAAAGTAATGGGATAAGTCAAATCCAAGAGTAATGGGATGATATGATGATTTGTGATAAAAGTCTTTTTTGAGTTAGGGAAAACTCcaaaagaaataagaagagAAGGGGAAATTGGAagttaaaactcaataaaaTTTTTGATCCCATCAATTCAAATGACAGAATCCAAAACAGCACCACAAAAAGCTAGAGTGTGAGTCTCCATATTAAGGAATATCTTTTGCTGAACAGAACCTCAATGGTCTTTAAAGTGGGTAGGATAATCCTGTGAGATTTCTTGTAGTATTGTTGGAGATCCCACAAGATGTCAGTAGATAACATGTATACCATAGATGTTCTTGTATTAGGGTGTTCATATTCAACCCCTTCTAGATACTCTAACGGTGCCGAGAGTGATACCATCTTCAAAGAATCTTGTAACCCACCAATAGATATAACTAAACCTGATAGCACATCGATCTCTACTATAACAACCAAATATAAGTAACTGTATAAAGCGTGGGTATGAATAGGAAGGAGTacataataaatactttttaattttagttggttaacaagatttttttaaaaaaatcaatttaatttgtcATTATAATACACATTTCAATGATTACTATGAATTTAAGCACCACATGATAACACATGTTATGGAATTTGTAATTATGACACACATTTGAatgtaactaattttaaaaaggtAAATGTTAATTGATGCTTTtagatattgattaaaaaactaaaagaaaaattattgaaacatataaaattataattttcataatttttttacattctcatatgttttatattataaatttttccttttaatttcttattcaaTGCTCTAAAAATACTCGTTAACaagattcttttaaaaatttgtaattatgaCACATATTGTAATGTaattaattctaaaattttgattattataaaagaatgaaattatGACATACAttccaataatatttttctatttacacGTTTAATTACCTTGTTTAGAAAACTTTGCATGCAAATTCTAAAAGAATTCTTATTGATTACAACTTCTGCGTTAATTAATGTAcattaaaaaaaggttttgCACATAAAGATTAACTTAGCGCCAAACTCTTGATCGAAATGAAAATtacaattgaaattaaaaaaacaatttaatattgttaaaattttaatcacatcaataaataaattaccttATTTAACACCTAAATATGTACACAGGCCCGCGTGTAATATTTcaatcttcatcattttttctTGATCCATTATTGAGAAATTTTCATTacctcaaataaaatatttgatccaCGTAAACATGATTGACCGTAAATATTTACCcatgttaattattatattaaatcaattaataattttttatatattcaagattttatattataatattaaaaatataaaaaaatgtttagtttcaatttattttaatgattttttataattaatgcaTTTATATAAACATCATGGAAATACattgaaatataaatatttgaatgtgGAATTTACTTTTActaataattcattttaaaatggaaataatcataatgatattaaatatgaaataaatcaatcaaatatGGAATGCTTATTTGTTtatggaaataataaaaatagcatTTAAAATCCTACTCCATTTTATattgaaagttattttcatattaaatattttatttattgtcattctatttatttaataattacacATGTTgccaaattgaaaataatttaatagcaTTTTTATGAtaacttttctaaaaaatattagtttaaaaTAGACCTTTTATTTTGACCTAAATATGAAATTtccctttaaattattttcagatTAAATTGTTCATTTATTACACATAGTATGAAAcgaaatttaactttttaatataaaattttatacatatgcaatattaaatcaaaatttaattcttttattttattttcaacatattttattttaaatataattatttggaTCTTCAACtaactatatatattacaaaatagtaattaataacttaaaaattattatactttaTGATACATTAATGATAtctacaacaaaaaaaattattattttgagtatAATTCCttattcaaaaattttaaattcttatatgttaaaaattttaaatattagacTTATCTTTGCTTTATGATTTATAACTGAAACACTAGCAAATAAGCCCGcccatatatcttttttttgtcATCCTTATCATTTATATGACAGTATAATAAAATGTGAATTCAACATTTCTTTCTTCAAAGCTCCTGCATGTATTATTTCTTCAGTAGAATctttatttaaaactttttatggGGATGGGAGGGACTGAGGAGGAAAGTAAATTGGGTGAAGTGGAAAAAAGTGTGTAGGAGAAAAGAAGAGGGTGGTTTAGGTATTATAGACTTGAGAGCCTTTAATCTAGCTCTTTTGGGCAAGTGGAGGTGAGGAATGTTGGTGGAGAAAGAAAGTTTATGGTGTAAGGTTTTGGTGGGGTTGTAATGTGTTTAAAGGGGTGAGTTGTGTGATTCTAGTAGGGGGATCTTGCTGGTGGAAGCAAATATGGGGGGTGGATGATGATGAAAAGGGTTGTGTGAGTGATTGATTTAACAATTCAGTATATAAAAAGGTAGGGGATGGGCGAAAATTTGCATTTTGGATGGATAAGTAGATGAAGGGTGATAGCTTAAAGGATACTTTTAGGAGGTTGGAGGTGGTGTTTAGAGAAGAATGGTGGTTATATGGTTACATATGCATGTCAACTGTCAAGTATGTTGACATCTAACTCCCTAAAAGTCTCACGTGCAAAACCAATCCAAATTTATTAAGAGGTTGATTAATTatgtgaaagagaaaaaaataaaaaagaattagagaaaaaatattttaatgaaaataaagaaaaaaaaatgtgagactcatactattttttaaaaaatttctttttgaataatattttttctcttcaaccaaatgactctaatgaaaataaaatggagatgaaagttgaaaaatataacaaaactcCTACTTATTAAATGTCAATCATTGTCTTTTCCTTCTTCCCATTCAAATAGATTTTGTCTTTGCATTCTGCATTTTTATTAAACTGTACTGTTTGGTGTACGTGTTTCCTTTTTTAGTTGCTTGACAGTGCCATAGTTCCAACTTCAATTGTTCTCATACCAGCCTTGATATCCCTCTCAAAAAGTGGTACCAAAACAATCTCAATAGTCAATTGGAGGAGGGACATACTtatcaaatttgtaaaattatttctgaatttagtcatgaatgaaaattgatttcattaaaaaaaaaatttaaaagtgagatatttttaccttaaaagcaaatttgatttaaaatttataatatttttttaatccagaATCAGAAATTAAGTATTTTCCAATCCATCCAATCAAAAACTAATATCACTGATACATAATTGTCACTGACTCTCgagaaaattttagaaaattaaacacAATCTACAACAACATAAATCGTTTCCCAACATATTTATACATCAAGACCTTACATCATTACTCATATCCTTTGGGTTGTAAAATTTAGTGTATATTGCAAtctagaataataaatattttgatcaCTTTTAGTTAAATCAGGGTTTTGCGACAAAATTAATCTTACCTGACAATGACCATACATTTGTATCTTCAAAAAATAACGTTTGATAAAAGGCAAAATCAGTTCTAATACTTCTCTTAAGTGAAAGTGAAACCAAACACACTAAAATTTGGAAATAACTCAACAGTTGCAAAACTAGCTTCCAATTCAACTGCATTGATCCCAACAATCAGGTTTTAGGTTGGATTAAGTCAAGTTTGAGAAACAAATAAATCTGTTACGGATTAGGCCATTGGGCAGCCCCAACTCTCCAAGTTACAGGTCCAGCATGCTTCAAATCGACCTGCCAATCACACCATCTCACAAGGAACCTTGGGAAGTAATCAAAGTCAGCAAAAACTAGCTAAAATCTAATTGCGTTTATGAAAGCTTACCGTCAATTTATGGTGTAGCTTTACTCGAAGCAGTAAATTTCATAAGATCTACAAAGGTCCAACCTTTTACTTTTTACTATAAAATCAAGGCAGGGTGAAAAACTATGCAATCACTAAATGCTGTATTTGCAACAAAAATGAACCTAGATGGCTGCAATTCACTTTGACTGGTGTCAACCAAACGATACAGAGTACAGACATTAATCTAATCTCAAAAAATTACTAGCAATGATGAATGGAAATAGCAAAAGAAACTTAAAAATCATACTGTACACAGTTTCCTCCTCCTCCGTCTAGAATAAGCACTTGCAACTGAAATACTTCCACAACCCAAGACACTATTGCAAGTTTAtcctatatttataattaaaacaaaaatatagatgtagtTCTCTAAAGGCTTTTAGAGTTATTTTCCAATTAGAATTAGAGTTTTATCTCGGCAATCATCCtaataaaagtttatattaaacATCAACATAACTCACTGAGgtaaaactctaattttaattaagaacaacaacaaaagaaccTAAGAAATTGTATCTAAATTTTGTTACCGTTAACAATTCCAAAAAAAGATAATCATTCGGTGAAACAAATACAAGGGCATGCCATGAAATATCTAAATGGAAGAACAATGAGAATAGGAGTTTTGATATGGTAATCACCTTAATAAAATTATGCATTAAAGGTCAACATAGGGTACAAAAATAAGGCTTAAATTCTGATTACAAAACATAACCAATACAACCTAAGTTTTGTTGCAGTTAACCCAACCCAAAAAGATCATTCGGTGAACAGCCACAGTAACAACAACCAAAACAAACATCAAGAACACAGTATATCCTCtataaacaaattaacaaagttGATTTTCATTCGCATATTACTATAGTATAACTTCAACTTAGCAAAAAAACTGTTCATTGCAGCAGATTTTATCCTGCCAATTATAATGGAGACAAAACTTAAGTTCTGTCCTTCAGATGTTTTTGGCGTTATTTTTCAATCAGAAATCAATTTTTGTCTCAATAATCATCCCAATAAAGGATGACACTGAAGATTAACAAAGATTAGCAAGGTGAAACTTCAATTCTAATAAGAGAATAGAActgaaaacactcaagaaacaGCATATAAATTTTGTTCCCAGAACCCAACCCAAAACAGAaggatcatcatcatcatcatcgagTGTACAAATGCAAGAACAACAACCAAAGGGAACACATGAAGCACACAACATATCCTCTATTATAAATAACTTAACAAAGTTCATTTTCATTCATCGACTATCATATCATAACTTCACTCATCAACAAAGCAAAAGAATCGTTGATTCCAGCAGAGCTCCAACATCCCAACACCTCCAAAAACCACAGCAGGCTCTACAAACTAGTCAGAACTCTCTCAATTCTCATAAAACCATCAacagcattaaaaaaaatactcaaacaCCGTCCATTATAGGCACTAACAAAACAAATATACTCACTAGTCACTACTCAACCAAtcaattaaacaaaaacaaacaaccgtAACTAATTAAGTGCGTGTTTGGTTCTACGGTGGAGAATTGATTTTgagtctaaaattaattttggataaattttcACATGTTTGATTTCACATTAGAGGATAATTCTGAATTGATTCTGGGTTGTAACAAATTTGATTGAGTAAGGAGCTTTTGCGTCAAGATCCAAAATTTTATACAAAGTTTTTCcactaacttaattttataataaaaaccattcaaacataaatcaaatcaattcaattcaaaatcaattttgtcaacactcatccaaacatgcTCTAACCCAACCAACTAACTATACACACCATTACGCATAACCTTGTTTAAATCCTACCCaccaaaaaaggagaaaaacccACGTTTGGGTTGTTCTTCCACCACCACGGCCTGCATGCTATCTTGCTCCACGAGCCTCCACGCGGCTTGTTCGAACGCCAATCCGGCCAAAGTGGGAGGCTTGTTGAGCACAAGAGGGAAACCTCTATTGGTGCTTCTAATAACCTCACTATCCTCAGGAATAACCCCGAGCAAAGGCAACCCTAACATCTCTTGCACGTCCAACACCGACATCATGTCCTCCCCTTTGATCATGTCGGTCCGAACCCGGTTGACGATCATCTTGATGTCCCGAATTCCGTCGCATTCGAGGAGGCCGGTGACGCGGTCGGCGTCGCGGAGGCTGGTGATGTCGGGGGTAGTGATGAGGACGGCCTCGTTGGCGGGCGTGATGGCGGTGATGAAGCCGGCGTCAATGCCGGCGGGGCAGTCGATGAGGATGAAGTCGGGGCAGCCCTGTGAACGTGCTTTCAGCGCGTCCACGAGCCAGGTGAGGGCCTTGCCGCCGAATCCGAGGGGGAGTTTGGATCGGGGTTTGGAGATGCAGAGGAGTTCGAAGTTGGACCAGCGCTTGTCGCGGACGAGGGCTTGGTCGAGGCGGCATTCGCCATTCAGGACCTCGATCACGGTGTAGTTGACGCGGTTCTCGAGGCCGAGGAGGAGGTCGAGGTTGCGGAGGCCGACGTCGGCGTCGATGGCGACCACGGAGAAGCCGAGACGGGCGAGGGAGAGGCCGATGTTGGCGGTGGTGGTGGTCTTGCCCACGCCACCCTTGCCGGAGGTGATGACGGCGACGCGGGGGGTGGAGCCGGAGAGCTCGGGCTTGCGATTCCACTGGAGGAGGGCGGAGGGAGGTTTGGGTTTTTTGGGGGTTAGGGTTTTGGAGGGGAAGAGGGGAGAATGGGGGCGGAGGAGGAATGCGGAGTTGGGGGCGGTGGTGGCGCCGGGAAGAAGGTGGAGAGAGGACATTgggaagggaagagagggagagggagaagaagaagatgaatgatgatgaagaagaagcacAGTGGAGATGAGTGAGTGAACACTGAAAGTGAGAAATGAAAGGGAAGAAGGTTGATTCTTTCCGCTTGAGggtagctttttcttttttttctttcaagtttataaacatttttaataatgtaGGAAGTACCTTAAAAGAGCTACAAAGTTTAATATATCAACgattcccaaaataatcccttaaaaaacaaaacaattccCAAATTATTTAGGAATTTCTTTACccaaaataactatttaagaatttgacttaaatttatttttgttttttatagttgaatgattgtgtaattttggttctttattagttttatattctATTACATATCTTTAATAGATTTTAAGAATCAATGTACTTACCTAatgttaaaagaatatttttttctcttaattatcTGATTTATTAAAGAAAGTGGActctaattaatttgaaatttaattaaaaaataagtaatatttaACTAAGAATTATTTCCgtaaatattatttgaataattcAACTTTAACTTTATCTCTTTGTCCCTCCTTGTATGTTGTAGTGTTCTTGTTCATACTTTATATACTTACTAaggatataaattttaatttttcgtgAAACTTACTTCAAAAGCAACCATTCTTCCTTTTATGTACTTTACTGCAAATATTCTTACATTTAGATAcattattcaatttttcttatgtttCACAAATTGATATAAATCTATCTAGAAAGATCATGCATCGGGGACTTGAGAAGAGCTTGCATTGGATGGGAAGCTCTATGACTACAACAAGGAGcaagtgtttaaaaaaaaacaaaaattgaacacAAATTATCATTTAGGAGTAGTTCATGTTTATCAATATTAAAGGTATACCAAAAGAGGTCAATATGAGCCAAATTAAAGAGGATATAGCTAAAAATTAGCACTCAACCCAATTTTTTAGGTGTTCAACATTAAGACTACAAAAAGCATCATGTTTAAGAATTTATGGTCAATCCAGAATGAGCGACGCTCAACACAACTCTTGCGCTTAACTCAAGATTTCTCACTCTTAGTTTCAATGTCCCCAACAATAAAGTTGAATTTACACATTTGAAGTAGGATTTCATGTTTGGAATATATTAAAGTTAATGATGGGCCAAATTTGTGTTTTAGTGAGGCTCGAACACTCATAAACATGTTTAAGACATTTAATTAGAGTCAAGACTATAAATAACATGGTTTTTGGTGTAACGCCCTTGAGTATTGACATCTCGCACTCTATAACACTTCATATGATGATACTTCACTCAACTTCCTT
The Glycine max cultivar Williams 82 chromosome 16, Glycine_max_v4.0, whole genome shotgun sequence genome window above contains:
- the LOC100803741 gene encoding putative septum site-determining protein minD homolog, chloroplastic, with the protein product MSSLHLLPGATTAPNSAFLLRPHSPLFPSKTLTPKKPKPPSALLQWNRKPELSGSTPRVAVITSGKGGVGKTTTTANIGLSLARLGFSVVAIDADVGLRNLDLLLGLENRVNYTVIEVLNGECRLDQALVRDKRWSNFELLCISKPRSKLPLGFGGKALTWLVDALKARSQGCPDFILIDCPAGIDAGFITAITPANEAVLITTPDITSLRDADRVTGLLECDGIRDIKMIVNRVRTDMIKGEDMMSVLDVQEMLGLPLLGVIPEDSEVIRSTNRGFPLVLNKPPTLAGLAFEQAAWRLVEQDSMQAVVVEEQPKRGFFSFFGG